The genomic window ATTATCTCATATAAACCCAGTAACTCTACCATTTGGAAGATGAATCGAGTTATTTTTAGTCGTTAGGGTGATAAATGATAACTAAATTAATTTATCTTATTTCTTATTATGGTACAGACAAACAATTCTTCTCAGGATTTATCCTCATCTAATCCCAACGAAATGCCCGATCGCCAAATCACCGAACCCTCTGAACCCAATACTATTCCCCCAGGAGTCAGCGACCGCAACACCGGAATGGGCGCAACCCTTGAATCTGATGACTATCGTCTTGCGTCAGGAGAAAACACCACTGCAGGGGATCTCGACGCGATGACAGAACAAGCTAAAGTAGTCGGAGAAGAAGCGATCGGCGGTGATACTCCCACACCGGATCAAAATAACGTTGATGACATTGGAGACGCTACAGGGGTCGACTTTGCACCCTCGGAACCGGTAGAAGTGTTCGAGGAAATGCAACAACGGGATAGCGATCGCTTTGAACTTGATCCCAATTCTAAAGAATCTTAATCAGTGAGTAAAAATCTTAACTTATTTAATCAGCAAAAATGGCGTAATTTCTTCTTAGAAACCCTCATTTATTCTAATATTTGGGTGGCTTCTGCCATTGCCTCCCTTTGTTTTAGTTTTCAATTGTTGATGGAACTACCTTTAGATTGGCGATCGCCTTTATTTTGTTTTTCGGCTGCGTTAATTCCTTATCATTTGGATCGAGTTGTAGATGCTTATGTTCAAAAAATTCCTGATGCTAATGTTCAATCTTATTTTCAAAAGCCAGGGTTTTTGGTTTGGTGTTTAATAACTTTAGGATTAACCATTATTTTTGCCCTATTATGGTTAGCACCTACCTCTGTTCGCTACATTAGTTTGGTAGGTATTTTTCCTGTAATTTATGGCGTTCCTATCTTTCCTGGGTCAAATCAATGGTATCGACTTAAGGATATTCCTGGGTCAAAAGCTTGGATTGTTGGTAGTATTATCACTTATGCTGTTGTTAGTTTGCCTTGTGCTTATGCTAACTATCAGCCTCAAGGACTTCCTTTTATTTTGACTACCTTATTTTTATTTATTTTTATTGTGACGAATTCCCATAGTTTTGATTTACGAGATATGGACTCAGATCAAAAAAAAGGAGTGATTACCTTACCTTTGATGCTAGGAATAGATAGGATGAAAATTTTATTATCTATTCTCAATGTATCGGTATTGGCGTTATGGGTTTGGGCTTGGTCGTCTTTCGTAGTACCATTTAAACCAGAGATAATAGTTTCTATATTAATTACGTTATTCTATCTTTGGATGCTGAAGCCATCAACTTCTCGACCTGTTTACTCAATTGTCATTGATGGTTTTTTATTTGTTCCTTTGTTAGTTCATGGGTTTTTGAATTTGATTAAATAATTTAATCCCCCATATTTAGGGGGATATTATTCTGTTACAAACAGTCTCTAAGGTTGAAATTTATGAATTATCAATAGATAATAACAGTTCTCAGAAATAGCCAGAGAGATTGCTTCGGGGTATTTTCAATAAAAGTCAAAGCTTACTGTTTATATTACCCCTCATAATGACGACTTAAGTCTCCAGTTACTTTTAAGAATTGGTATAATTAACTGATAGAAATACTAATAACTGTTGCTACGCCGATAGACCATACAATTAAAGACCAGATCCAGTTGACTATCATTGAGTTAGCCTCCTCATATTAATTGGTAAGCTTTCGCTTGATATCATTCATCATTAAAGATGAATTAATTTAGGCAAGATTGAAACAATTTAAACCGTCTATTATTACTTAGTTTAAAGGTGAACTTAGGGTTAATGAGTGCTTTAGGTTACTGTTTCTGATATATTCATTGAATCTACCTCCATGACGATCTGTCCTAGCATAAAATAAATAGGGTTTGCATCTTAGACAAGAAATTAATTAATTATTGATAATGAACCAAAATGTACGAATAACGACTCATTCCTAAACAAATGATAATTTTAGTCTAAGTTCCCTAAACACTAAGCCAATAATAGACATCATTTATTCTCCAATTCAGCCTCATAAAATAAAAAGTATAATGGTCAATGAGACAAGTTTCTGTGATATGGATCAATTGTTCATAGGAAATTTGTAGGTTACTGGTCAGATACTGAATCTAGCAAGAGTTGACAATTGTAAACCATAATCAGTGAAACTCCTTGACCAACAGAGACTGCTTGAAAAGCTCTATACATACTAGACCAAATAATTCAAGGAACTGCAACAAATCTTTACGCAAAAAGGAAGGCATTGGCGATCGCCTTGGAACTTTAGCTTATTGCAAGAATTCCTGTTTGAGTTTGTAAGGTGGGCAAAATACCCACCCAATGTGGTTATTTAGGAACCACAAAGTTAACTAATTTTCCAGGAACAACAATCACCTTTTTAACCTCTTTTCCGTCTAAGTTACGTTGACCAATATCTGATTCACGGGCTAATTTTTCTAACTCCTCTTTACTGGAATTAGCAGGTACTTGAATCGTTCCCCTTGTCTTACCCATAATTTGAATCACTAGGGTAATTTCATCTACCACTAAAGCATCGGGATCAACCTGAGGCCAAGTTTCTAAATGGATTGAAGTTTCATGTCCCAAATTATGCCATAATTCTTCAGCAATATGAGGAGCAAAGGGTGCCAGTAAAATCAATAAAGTTTCAATTCCTTCTTGATAAACCTCAGAATTAATACATTTAGCATCATTCAACGCATTACTTAACTTCATTAACTCAGAAACTGCCGTATTAAATTGATAGTCCCCTTCTAAGTCTTCGGATATCTCTTTAATAGCAGTATGGATGGCACGTCTTAAGTCTTTTTCTTCCTTGCTTAACTCCTTGTTACTAATAACTTCGCCTTGCTTTTTTTCATAGCCATTAACCAAACGCCACACCCGATTTAAAAAGCGAAATTGTCCTTCTACATCCGCATCATCCCATTCTAAATCTTTCTCAGGAGGTGCTTTAAATAGAATGAACATTCTAGCCGTATCTGCCCCATATTTTCCTAATACTTTTTGCGGATCAACTCCATTATATTTAGACTTAGACATCTTCTCATAAAACACCTCTAAATCATCTCCTGTATCCGGATCTTTGGGACTTTCAGGGTTCACTTTATCCACAGGAATATACTTACCGGTTTTGGGGTTTTTATAGGCCATTGCTTGTACCATTCCCTGTGTCAAAAGACGCTTAAACGGTTCATCCACATTCACTAAACCTCTGTCTCGCAATACTTTAGTAAAAAAGCGAGAATATAAGAGGTGTAAAATCGCGTGTTCAATACCACCAACGTATTGATCTACATTCATCCAATCATTGGCTTTTTCTAACTTAAATGCTTCTTGATCATTCATTGCATCCGTGTAACGTAAATAGTACCAAGAAGAGTCAATAAAAGTGTCCATTGTATCCGTTTCACGCTTTGCTGGTTCCCCACAACTGGGACAAGGAACGTTGATCCAATCTTCCATTTTTGCCAAAGGAGAAGCCCCACGCCCCGTAAATTCCACATTTTCGGGCAATTTCACAGGTAAATCTGCATCAGGAACCGCCACAGTTCCGCAACTGGGACAATGCACCACTGGAATAGGACAACCCCAATAACGTTGCCGAGAAATTAACCAATCTCGCAGACGATACTGTATCCTTGCTTTACCGTAACCCTGTTTCTCTGCATAGTTAATAATAGCCGTTTTGCCTTCAGTGGACTGCATTCCGTTAAATTCACCCGAATTGACCATAATTCCTGGTTCGGTATAGGCTTCTGTTAACGTAGGGTTATTATCCTCGGAATTTTCAGGAACGATCACCACTTTGATCGGTAACTCTTTCTCCGTTGCAAACTTAAAGTCACGGGTATCATGGGCCGGTACACCCATCACCGCACCGGTACCATATTCATACAATACATAATCTGCAATCAAAATGGGGATTTCTTCACCATTAAAGGGGTTAACAGCAGTCCCTCCGGTTAATATCCCTCGTTTGGGTTTATCTTCTGCTGTGCGTTCGATTTCGCTTTCGTTGGAAACCTCTTCAATAAACGCTTCTACGGCTTCTTTTTGCCCCTCTGTAGTCACTTTGGGGGTCAAAGGGTGTTCAGGGGCCAAAACCACATAAGTCACCCCGTAAACCGTATCCGGACGGGTGGTAAAGACGGCGATTTTTTCCTCACTGCCCTTGACAGGAAACTCCAAATATGCACCGACAGACTTACCGATCCAGTTTTCCTGCATTAATTTAACACGGTCGGGCCATCCGGTTAATTTATCCAAGTCCGTTAATAATTGTTCTGCATAGTCCGTAATTTTAAAGAACCACTGACGCAACAGTTTTCGTTCTACTTTAGCACCCGATCGCCAGGAATACCCCTCGCTGTCCACTTGTTCATTGGCCAACACCGTTTGATCGATGGGGTCCCAGTTGACTGCTGCTTCTTTTTGATAAGCTAACCCTGCTTGATAAAATTGCAAGAATAACCATTGCGTCCATTTGTAATAGTCTGGGGAACAGGTGGCCACTTCTCGATCCCAGTCGATAGATAGTCCCAAGGTTTGCAGTTGTTGCTTCATTTGGGCAATATTTTTATAAGTCCAGTCTGCGGGGGGAATATTGCGATCGATGGCTGCATTTTCCGCCGGAAGTCCGAACGCATCCCACCCCATCGGATGTAAAACTCGGTATCCTTGCAATCGTTTGAGACGGGCGATAACATCTGTAATAACATAGTTGCGAACATGGCCCATGTGTAGGTTTCCAGATGGGTAGGGAAACATGGATAAGGCGTAAAATTTGGGTTTATCGCTGTTTTCTGGGGTTTTGTCTAACCCCTGGTTAACCCAGTCTTGTTGCCATTTTTGTTCGATCTCTGCTGCGTTATATTGGGACTCCACGAATATTCTCCACTGCTATTTCCATGATCAATTATCCCTGATCTCATTCAGTTATCGGTTATCGGTTATCAGCAAAACCTCGTTGGGAGGCGATCGCTTAAGTTTAGTCTAATAACAATCTATTTTTAGTGATATCAGTTGACATCTAATGAAATGCAGTGTTATTTTGGATTTGGTTCTGTAGAACCAGTAGTTTAAGTTCGGTTGAACAAAAAATAAAATGGAAAAATTAAGTTGCTCAATGATAGTAAAATCTGCTTGTCGTGGCTATGTTAACGGTAAAACGCAGATTTGGAATTTAACTCTTTCTGTATCAGAACTTCCTAAAGACTTGCCCTACGGACCTAATGCCAGAAATGCAACCTTGGATGCAAAGCCAGCAAAAGCAATGCTGAAAACTTTAAAAGAAGAACCAGAGAAGTTTGTTCTTTATAATAGTGGCATCATGCTGATTGCTAACGAAATTACGGCTAAAAGAATTGAGGGAGGAGATTTTCAGGTTACTTTAGAACTTGAGATCCCAACAGCAGAATATGAAGGAGATTTTTTAGGTCATGGTGTGATTAATGGGGGTCATACTTACAAAGCTATAATGCACGCACTATACGGCCAACATAAACCAAGAGAATCCTATCCCAATGTTAATAATGCTCATGTTCAAGTATCAGTAGCAGTGGGTATTAATGAAGAAGAAGTTTCTCAAATAAGTCGCGCTCGTAACCTCAGTTTATCAGTTCCTGTATATGCTTTAAAAAATTTAGATCATATATGGCAACCCATAGAAAAAGCACTACCTGAAGAATACCGTCAAAATGTAGTTTTTAAGCCTAATGAGGATGATGAATTAGACGAAAAAGCTGATTATGATGTGACCGATCTTGTTCGTCGGTTAGCACTCATCAATAACAAACTATTTCCTTTCCGTGATGATAAGCATCCAATCAAAGCATATACTTCAAGAGGAAGTCTTGTCAGTTCTTGGAAACAAGAAGATTATCAAGATATAATTCCTCTGCTAAAAGATGTTCTTTGGTTAGAAGAACAAATCATCAAACGACACGAAAATATCAATGGCAAAGGTCAGGGAAAAATTGTCATCACCAAGGTTAGTGGTTGTACAAAAAAACCGATGAAATTAATAACAGGTTATACAACAGATAGTTTAACAGTGGGTGATATTTTTTATATGCCAGTTATTGCAGCTTTTCGCGTGTTTGTGAAAGACGGTGAATGGCTCGAATCTATTGACAAATTATGGGGTACATGGGGGAATAATTTGGTTGATCGCCTATGGGAAACGTACAGAAGTGAAGGGCGTAGTAGTGCATCTGCTTTTGCTCGCTCCAAGTCAACTTGGTCAAGCTTAACCAATATGGTGGCTATGCAGTTTGTTCAAATCTAAAGCAATGTAATTCAGCAAAAGTTGAGGGCATAATAATATTATGCCCCTACGATAATTATAATGTTTTGTAGGGGTTTAACACCGTTAAACCCGATATATTAAGATCACTCCTTAGTTTTATTCCTCTGTATTCAAAGATAAATTAAGTTGCTCAATTTCTTGTAAATTCAATCCCGTTAGTTGAGAAATAACCTCCAGATTCATGTGATTTCTGAGCATATTTAAAGCAATATTTTTGATTGCTTGTTTTTGTCCTTTAACTTCCCCTTCATGGAAAATTTCTTG from Crocosphaera subtropica ATCC 51142 includes these protein-coding regions:
- the leuS gene encoding leucine--tRNA ligase, yielding MESQYNAAEIEQKWQQDWVNQGLDKTPENSDKPKFYALSMFPYPSGNLHMGHVRNYVITDVIARLKRLQGYRVLHPMGWDAFGLPAENAAIDRNIPPADWTYKNIAQMKQQLQTLGLSIDWDREVATCSPDYYKWTQWLFLQFYQAGLAYQKEAAVNWDPIDQTVLANEQVDSEGYSWRSGAKVERKLLRQWFFKITDYAEQLLTDLDKLTGWPDRVKLMQENWIGKSVGAYLEFPVKGSEEKIAVFTTRPDTVYGVTYVVLAPEHPLTPKVTTEGQKEAVEAFIEEVSNESEIERTAEDKPKRGILTGGTAVNPFNGEEIPILIADYVLYEYGTGAVMGVPAHDTRDFKFATEKELPIKVVIVPENSEDNNPTLTEAYTEPGIMVNSGEFNGMQSTEGKTAIINYAEKQGYGKARIQYRLRDWLISRQRYWGCPIPVVHCPSCGTVAVPDADLPVKLPENVEFTGRGASPLAKMEDWINVPCPSCGEPAKRETDTMDTFIDSSWYYLRYTDAMNDQEAFKLEKANDWMNVDQYVGGIEHAILHLLYSRFFTKVLRDRGLVNVDEPFKRLLTQGMVQAMAYKNPKTGKYIPVDKVNPESPKDPDTGDDLEVFYEKMSKSKYNGVDPQKVLGKYGADTARMFILFKAPPEKDLEWDDADVEGQFRFLNRVWRLVNGYEKKQGEVISNKELSKEEKDLRRAIHTAIKEISEDLEGDYQFNTAVSELMKLSNALNDAKCINSEVYQEGIETLLILLAPFAPHIAEELWHNLGHETSIHLETWPQVDPDALVVDEITLVIQIMGKTRGTIQVPANSSKEELEKLARESDIGQRNLDGKEVKKVIVVPGKLVNFVVPK
- a CDS encoding DUF6335 family protein, which gives rise to MVQTNNSSQDLSSSNPNEMPDRQITEPSEPNTIPPGVSDRNTGMGATLESDDYRLASGENTTAGDLDAMTEQAKVVGEEAIGGDTPTPDQNNVDDIGDATGVDFAPSEPVEVFEEMQQRDSDRFELDPNSKES
- a CDS encoding AIPR family protein, with amino-acid sequence MEKLSCSMIVKSACRGYVNGKTQIWNLTLSVSELPKDLPYGPNARNATLDAKPAKAMLKTLKEEPEKFVLYNSGIMLIANEITAKRIEGGDFQVTLELEIPTAEYEGDFLGHGVINGGHTYKAIMHALYGQHKPRESYPNVNNAHVQVSVAVGINEEEVSQISRARNLSLSVPVYALKNLDHIWQPIEKALPEEYRQNVVFKPNEDDELDEKADYDVTDLVRRLALINNKLFPFRDDKHPIKAYTSRGSLVSSWKQEDYQDIIPLLKDVLWLEEQIIKRHENINGKGQGKIVITKVSGCTKKPMKLITGYTTDSLTVGDIFYMPVIAAFRVFVKDGEWLESIDKLWGTWGNNLVDRLWETYRSEGRSSASAFARSKSTWSSLTNMVAMQFVQI
- a CDS encoding UbiA family prenyltransferase, producing MSKNLNLFNQQKWRNFFLETLIYSNIWVASAIASLCFSFQLLMELPLDWRSPLFCFSAALIPYHLDRVVDAYVQKIPDANVQSYFQKPGFLVWCLITLGLTIIFALLWLAPTSVRYISLVGIFPVIYGVPIFPGSNQWYRLKDIPGSKAWIVGSIITYAVVSLPCAYANYQPQGLPFILTTLFLFIFIVTNSHSFDLRDMDSDQKKGVITLPLMLGIDRMKILLSILNVSVLALWVWAWSSFVVPFKPEIIVSILITLFYLWMLKPSTSRPVYSIVIDGFLFVPLLVHGFLNLIK